One segment of Leeia aquatica DNA contains the following:
- a CDS encoding aminotransferase class I/II-fold pyridoxal phosphate-dependent enzyme produces MSKPVSKVLVINDEKMVVRSLTNGLNGAAKHLDNPFGLTFSGVTSAQEALNVLAADGDYQAVMIDDNLYSLEDQDKTQQQSALDLVHCIHAMRPELSIYIMIDEARQDEVVEALFNETVDGYFCREERDYRGWYRILHAQIQERARTPFYDALRDYVLMAKDAWHTPGHSSGDSLRGSPWVNDFHEFLGEHAFRADLSVSVDMLDSLLDPKGVIEESQKLAAKAFGARRTFFATNGTSTANKVIFQTLLTPGDKLLLDRNCHKSVHHGVVLSGAHPIYLNSSVNKKYGVFGTVPKKAIFEAIEQHPDAKVLILTSCTYDGLRYDLPPIIQAAHAKGIKVIIDEAWYGFAQFHPAFRPTALEAGADYATQSTHKVLSALSQSSMIHVNDPEFDEHIFRENFNMHASTSPQYSMIASLDVARKQAVMEGYKLLSRTLELARELRESIKETGVFRVLELEDLLPEEVRNDNVQLDPTKVTLDISQSGYTTDEFQHELFERYNIQVEKSTFNTVTLLLTIGTTRSKVSRLYDALMRLAREKRAPRRLYRVPDIAEFTALRYLPRDAYYAAGEMVPMIDEDERPNPGLIGRVSADQIVPYPPGIPALVPGQVITAEILQFLLGLMRSHKRTEMHGVVFDGYVPTLRVLTEEEAAQLKPLSE; encoded by the coding sequence CATCTGGATAACCCGTTTGGCCTGACGTTTTCTGGCGTCACATCGGCACAGGAAGCGTTGAATGTGCTGGCGGCCGATGGTGATTACCAGGCCGTCATGATTGACGACAATCTCTACTCCCTGGAGGATCAGGACAAGACCCAGCAGCAGAGCGCGCTTGATCTGGTGCACTGCATCCACGCCATGCGGCCTGAGCTCAGCATCTACATCATGATTGATGAGGCCCGGCAGGATGAAGTGGTCGAAGCCCTGTTCAATGAAACGGTGGATGGCTACTTCTGCCGTGAAGAGCGCGACTACCGGGGCTGGTACCGTATCCTGCACGCGCAGATTCAGGAGCGCGCCCGCACCCCGTTCTACGATGCGCTGCGTGACTATGTGCTGATGGCCAAGGATGCCTGGCACACTCCGGGTCACAGTTCAGGTGACTCGCTACGTGGCAGCCCGTGGGTCAATGATTTTCACGAATTTCTGGGTGAGCATGCTTTCCGGGCGGATTTATCTGTCTCGGTTGACATGCTGGATTCCTTGCTGGACCCGAAAGGGGTGATTGAGGAATCACAAAAGCTGGCGGCCAAGGCATTCGGCGCGCGCCGCACTTTCTTTGCCACCAATGGTACGTCTACCGCCAACAAGGTGATTTTCCAGACCTTGCTGACACCGGGCGACAAATTGCTGCTGGACCGGAACTGCCACAAGTCGGTTCACCACGGTGTGGTGCTGTCTGGCGCACACCCCATTTATCTGAACAGCTCGGTCAACAAGAAATACGGCGTGTTCGGTACGGTACCGAAGAAGGCCATCTTCGAGGCCATCGAGCAGCATCCGGATGCCAAGGTGCTGATCCTGACCAGCTGCACTTATGATGGCTTGCGCTACGATCTACCGCCCATCATTCAGGCCGCCCACGCCAAGGGTATCAAGGTCATCATTGATGAAGCCTGGTACGGCTTTGCCCAGTTTCACCCCGCCTTCCGGCCCACCGCGCTGGAAGCGGGAGCTGACTATGCAACGCAGAGTACGCACAAGGTGCTGTCGGCACTCAGCCAGTCAAGCATGATTCATGTGAACGACCCGGAGTTTGACGAGCACATCTTCCGGGAAAACTTCAACATGCATGCCTCCACCAGCCCGCAATACAGCATGATTGCCAGCCTGGATGTGGCGCGCAAACAGGCCGTGATGGAAGGCTACAAGCTGCTGTCTCGTACCTTGGAGCTGGCACGTGAACTGCGTGAGAGCATCAAGGAAACCGGCGTCTTCCGGGTGCTGGAGCTGGAGGACCTGCTGCCGGAAGAGGTGCGCAATGATAATGTTCAGCTCGATCCCACCAAGGTGACGCTGGATATTTCCCAATCGGGCTATACCACCGATGAATTCCAGCATGAGCTGTTCGAGCGCTACAACATTCAGGTTGAGAAATCGACCTTCAATACCGTCACCTTGCTGTTGACCATCGGGACCACCCGCAGCAAGGTGTCACGCCTGTACGATGCGCTGATGCGTCTGGCCCGGGAAAAGCGCGCGCCACGCCGCCTGTATCGGGTGCCAGACATTGCCGAGTTCACCGCGCTGCGCTATCTGCCGCGTGATGCCTACTACGCGGCCGGTGAAATGGTGCCAATGATTGATGAGGACGAGCGCCCGAATCCCGGCCTCATTGGCCGCGTCTCGGCAGACCAGATCGTGCCTTACCCGCCAGGTATTCCGGCGCTGGTGCCCGGACAGGTCATCACCGCGGAAATCCTGCAATTCTTGCTGGGTCTGATGCGCAGCCACAAGCGCACCGAGATGCATGGTGTGGTGTTTGATGGCTATGTCCCCACCTTGCGCGTGCTGACGGAAGAAGAAGCTGCACAACTGAAGCCGCTCAGCGAGTAG
- a CDS encoding glycoside hydrolase family 9 protein: protein MQWLFNHVGYRPAADKQAILQSHTAMSGLQAALLDCRTQSTVWQGSLQAAEQVPGWQGRFFHRLDFSAWVQPGQYQLWLLDSHPPLVSAPFEIQPDLFAGQMVSDLLHYFKSQRCSGIYDQADRTAPLLDSRQPVDVHGGWYDASGDVSKYLSHLSYANHMNPQQTPLLVWQLADASLRLPATTSWFDERVQDEALHGADFLSRMQLPDGAFLMTVFDRWSKDPSQRELCAYATQKGHKSADYRAGFRQGAGLAIAALARASCLARDGEYSREDYYRRAAAGYQHLRAHNPGYLDDGQENLIDDYCALLAACELAAARPQQGWLEEAGTWVARMATKQDDAGFWWMTEQHERSYFHASDAGLPLLALTRYLELAGEGGAAACARQQLQRGWQQQLKLAARTHNPFAYPRHWVVQPGQPGRSSFFIPHQNESGYWWQGENARLASLAAAARLGLQTPAAQLTDLPLARLAQHCCDWIMGANPFDVCMLQGWGRNNPRYEPGYWNACGGVANGITAGLEDEADIDFRIPAQTEMGHSWRWTEQWLPHGSWLFHALVLDLSNSGKMRGPVADLLA from the coding sequence ATGCAGTGGCTGTTCAATCATGTGGGGTATCGGCCTGCTGCCGACAAGCAGGCCATTTTGCAAAGCCATACCGCCATGAGCGGCTTGCAAGCCGCGTTGCTGGATTGCCGGACGCAATCCACCGTGTGGCAAGGCAGCTTGCAGGCGGCTGAGCAGGTACCGGGCTGGCAGGGGCGGTTTTTTCATCGACTGGACTTCAGCGCCTGGGTTCAGCCCGGGCAGTATCAGCTCTGGCTGCTGGACAGCCATCCACCACTGGTGTCTGCCCCGTTTGAGATTCAGCCGGACCTGTTCGCTGGCCAGATGGTGTCGGACCTGCTGCATTACTTCAAATCGCAGCGCTGCAGCGGCATTTATGACCAGGCAGACCGGACCGCGCCCTTGCTGGATAGCCGTCAGCCCGTCGATGTGCATGGCGGCTGGTACGATGCCTCTGGTGACGTCTCCAAGTACCTGTCGCATCTCTCGTACGCGAACCACATGAACCCGCAGCAGACGCCCTTGCTGGTCTGGCAACTGGCGGATGCCAGCCTGCGCTTGCCCGCTACGACCTCATGGTTTGATGAGCGAGTGCAAGATGAGGCCTTGCACGGTGCAGATTTCCTCAGCCGCATGCAATTGCCGGACGGCGCATTTCTGATGACGGTGTTTGATCGCTGGAGCAAGGATCCATCACAGCGGGAATTGTGCGCCTATGCCACGCAGAAAGGGCATAAGTCTGCCGACTACCGTGCAGGTTTCCGCCAAGGCGCCGGGCTGGCCATTGCCGCGCTGGCGCGCGCCAGCTGCCTGGCACGGGATGGTGAATACTCGCGTGAAGATTACTACCGGCGAGCAGCCGCAGGCTATCAGCATTTGCGGGCACATAATCCAGGCTATCTGGATGATGGCCAGGAAAACCTGATTGATGACTACTGTGCGCTGCTGGCTGCTTGTGAGCTGGCTGCCGCTCGCCCACAGCAAGGCTGGCTGGAAGAGGCGGGTACATGGGTCGCCCGCATGGCGACTAAACAGGATGATGCCGGGTTCTGGTGGATGACCGAGCAGCATGAACGCAGTTACTTCCATGCCTCCGATGCAGGCCTGCCGTTGCTGGCATTGACCCGCTATCTGGAACTGGCCGGGGAGGGGGGGGCGGCAGCGTGTGCTCGCCAGCAGCTGCAGCGGGGCTGGCAGCAGCAGCTCAAGCTGGCTGCCCGTACACACAACCCGTTTGCCTACCCCAGGCATTGGGTGGTGCAGCCAGGCCAGCCGGGGCGGTCGTCCTTCTTCATTCCCCATCAGAATGAGAGCGGTTACTGGTGGCAAGGCGAGAATGCACGCCTGGCTTCCCTGGCCGCCGCTGCTCGCCTCGGTCTGCAGACCCCTGCCGCCCAGCTCACGGACTTACCACTCGCCCGATTGGCACAGCATTGCTGCGACTGGATCATGGGGGCCAACCCGTTTGATGTGTGCATGCTGCAAGGCTGGGGGCGGAATAATCCGCGCTACGAGCCGGGATACTGGAACGCCTGTGGTGGCGTTGCCAACGGCATTACCGCAGGGCTGGAGGATGAGGCTGACATCGACTTCCGCATCCCGGCGCAGACTGAAATGGGCCACTCATGGCGATGGACCGAGCAATGGCTGCCACATGGTAGCTGGCTGTTTCATGCCTTGGTACTGGACCTGTCCAATAGTGGTAAAATGCGAGGCCCTGTTGCAGACTTACTGGCATGA
- a CDS encoding DUF1631 family protein, with protein sequence MDRNDLLAATRTEFVRGYTAILDELLNESMARLFERAEHAGSMQQQGLYFDARTVLMTRSVQIRQQLSAALQPLLNRSFQTAYSTFRPSFAEQVSKKTTLSLVSTDVIDDEMWVDGVTKRLRDEADEQLRDLNIRMALLFEQETISERENPFRPYLLAKCLSSAAEGLDLSKEIENVLTEALANELVKRVSQIYAAVNGLLAQHGIAAELSLRIVRQAPASPAPMPAAPELPVEPTAETPPVEADMMGMPRYPEYGASAPAPAWHAAAASTSHPAAPAGRVEDRLLQLVRQPQQAGTSALGSMQDHWQSASQHAGGVPGAGMSAGPASASPTDSAPRSGWRSWLEGPRKAGQVLRQLFSGAPAMEEAGSGEPVRSFQPSSNSVLTHSIDSLMRTATPQTVDMHDDQGQLRNLILEHRETLSDQVEEENEQMTIDIVAMLFEFILRDQNVPAEVRAQLGRLQFLVLKVALMDPTLLTQKSHPARMLVNRIGSISLGLQQIDPTGERVAGEICHIVETLLSSDIEGSALFGTMLDELDAFIARELRSNEPQVDSALAAVAQAESRTLQFARITAMIGEALQGVTIDQYLQEFLLNHWARAIEVAGRTDATRARRFREAIPQLIWSIVPKVTESDRAALTAMLPKLIGTLRDGMLLSKSSKADLEQLMAWLFDSHKLALRSAVPANMCPPLSFFQQRFQHFIEQGEPLQVITSDRSVTPDRKLLEEAMSELETQLNLIDQLFEDELADEAGLSDADFSNAEVEQEELGAYAQLRSGVAVEVNLDGNPTLALLSWSDPTVPRMVLQMQHSEAPSIISVRLFIRLLKSGRARFLEDRPIFERAIESLLDSADQLDRTPLAA encoded by the coding sequence ATGGATCGAAACGATTTACTGGCAGCAACGCGCACCGAGTTTGTCAGAGGCTATACCGCCATACTCGACGAGCTGCTCAATGAAAGCATGGCAAGACTGTTTGAACGAGCAGAACATGCCGGCTCGATGCAACAGCAGGGCCTGTACTTTGACGCACGCACGGTACTGATGACCCGCTCAGTGCAGATCCGCCAGCAGCTGTCGGCGGCCTTGCAGCCCTTGCTGAACCGAAGCTTTCAGACCGCATACAGCACCTTCCGCCCCTCGTTTGCGGAGCAGGTCAGCAAGAAAACCACGCTGTCGCTGGTGAGTACCGACGTCATTGACGACGAAATGTGGGTCGATGGTGTCACCAAACGCCTGCGGGATGAGGCCGACGAGCAATTGCGGGACTTGAACATCCGCATGGCCTTGCTGTTTGAACAGGAAACCATCAGTGAACGGGAAAACCCGTTCCGCCCCTACCTGCTGGCCAAGTGCCTGAGCAGTGCCGCTGAAGGGCTGGATCTCTCCAAGGAGATTGAGAACGTTCTCACCGAAGCGCTGGCCAATGAGCTGGTCAAGCGCGTCAGCCAGATCTACGCTGCCGTCAATGGCCTGCTGGCCCAACACGGCATTGCCGCCGAGTTGAGCCTGCGCATCGTACGGCAAGCCCCGGCTTCCCCCGCCCCGATGCCAGCGGCCCCTGAATTACCGGTAGAGCCCACGGCAGAAACCCCGCCAGTGGAAGCAGACATGATGGGGATGCCACGCTATCCGGAGTACGGTGCAAGTGCGCCTGCTCCGGCATGGCATGCTGCTGCAGCTTCGACCAGCCACCCCGCCGCCCCTGCCGGACGGGTGGAAGACCGCCTGCTGCAGCTGGTTCGTCAGCCCCAGCAAGCCGGTACTTCCGCCTTGGGCAGCATGCAGGATCATTGGCAAAGTGCCAGTCAGCACGCGGGAGGGGTTCCTGGTGCGGGCATGTCAGCGGGTCCCGCCTCAGCCTCTCCCACAGACAGCGCGCCCAGGTCTGGTTGGCGTAGCTGGCTGGAAGGCCCTCGCAAAGCCGGCCAGGTATTGCGTCAGCTGTTCTCAGGGGCGCCTGCGATGGAAGAAGCCGGCTCCGGTGAACCTGTACGCAGCTTCCAGCCCAGCAGCAATAGTGTACTGACGCACTCGATCGACAGCCTGATGCGGACTGCTACACCGCAAACAGTCGACATGCATGATGATCAGGGGCAACTGCGCAACCTGATCCTGGAGCACCGGGAAACCCTGAGTGATCAGGTGGAAGAAGAAAACGAGCAGATGACCATCGACATTGTGGCCATGCTGTTTGAGTTCATCCTGCGTGACCAGAATGTCCCGGCCGAAGTGCGGGCACAGCTGGGACGCTTGCAGTTCCTGGTGCTGAAGGTGGCCTTGATGGACCCCACCTTACTCACCCAGAAGAGCCACCCGGCCCGCATGCTGGTCAACCGGATTGGCAGTATCTCGCTGGGGCTGCAGCAGATTGACCCGACAGGGGAGCGGGTGGCAGGCGAGATCTGCCATATTGTCGAGACGTTGCTCAGTAGCGATATTGAAGGCAGTGCCTTGTTTGGCACCATGCTGGACGAACTGGATGCCTTCATCGCCCGTGAATTACGCAGCAATGAGCCGCAAGTGGACTCGGCCTTGGCCGCGGTTGCTCAGGCCGAGAGCCGTACCCTGCAGTTTGCCCGCATCACCGCCATGATTGGTGAGGCCTTGCAAGGCGTTACCATTGACCAGTATCTGCAAGAGTTCCTGCTGAATCACTGGGCGCGGGCCATTGAAGTGGCTGGCCGTACGGATGCGACCCGCGCCCGTCGCTTCCGCGAGGCCATACCGCAGCTGATCTGGAGCATCGTGCCCAAGGTCACAGAGTCTGACCGAGCAGCGCTCACTGCCATGTTGCCCAAGCTGATTGGAACCCTGCGGGATGGCATGTTGCTCAGCAAAAGCAGCAAGGCGGACCTGGAACAGCTGATGGCCTGGCTGTTTGACAGCCACAAACTGGCCTTGCGCAGTGCGGTGCCTGCCAATATGTGCCCGCCACTCAGCTTCTTCCAGCAGCGGTTCCAGCACTTTATCGAGCAAGGCGAACCCTTGCAGGTCATTACGTCGGATCGTTCGGTGACACCGGACCGCAAACTGCTTGAGGAGGCCATGAGCGAGCTGGAAACCCAGCTGAACCTGATTGATCAGTTGTTTGAAGACGAGCTGGCAGATGAGGCCGGGCTGTCTGATGCGGATTTCTCCAACGCCGAAGTCGAGCAGGAAGAGCTGGGGGCATATGCACAGCTGCGTAGCGGCGTTGCCGTCGAGGTCAACCTGGATGGCAATCCGACACTGGCCCTGCTGAGCTGGAGCGACCCCACCGTACCCCGGATGGTGTTGCAGATGCAGCATAGCGAAGCGCCGTCCATTATCAGCGTGCGTCTGTTCATTCGCTTGCTGAAGTCAGGTCGCGCGCGCTTCCTGGAAGATCGTCCGATCTTTGAGCGGGCCATTGAAAGCCTGCTGGACTCCGCCGACCAACTGGACCGCACGCCGCTGGCGGCCTGA
- the dnaB gene encoding replicative DNA helicase, whose amino-acid sequence MNSPIPAPTGQAVDPLLAQLKLPPHSMEAEQSVLGGLMLDAEAWIKIADVISDVDFYRFDHRLIFEAIGWLTEHNKPVDVITVAEVLDNRGKLEESGGLPYLGQLVQATPSAANIRRYAEIVRERAIMRRLAAVGTEIAESAYNPEGRNAEQLLDSAEAKVFEIAEAGAKGKKGFLDTPTLLTQVVERIDMLYHRDSDSDVTGIPTGFADLDAKTSGLQPGDLIIVAGRPSMGKTAFAINIAENVAVETKKPVAVFSMEMGGAQLVMRMIGSIGRLDQHKMRTGKLDDDDWPKLTTAVGKLHEAPVFIDETGGLSSMEVRTRARRLMRQTGQLGLIVIDYLQLMVGSSKSASENRATEISEISRSLKSLAKELNVPLIALSQLSRAVEQRPNKRPMMSDLRESGAIEQDADVILFMYRDEYYNPDSPDKGCAEVIIGKQRNGPVGTVRLTWMGQYTRFENFASPHGGFVDSEY is encoded by the coding sequence ATGAATAGCCCAATTCCCGCCCCTACTGGCCAAGCGGTTGACCCGCTGCTGGCCCAGCTGAAACTGCCCCCGCACTCCATGGAGGCAGAGCAGTCCGTGCTGGGCGGCCTGATGCTGGATGCTGAGGCCTGGATCAAGATTGCGGACGTGATCAGCGATGTGGATTTTTATCGCTTTGACCACCGACTGATTTTTGAGGCGATCGGCTGGCTGACCGAGCACAACAAGCCCGTCGATGTCATCACCGTGGCTGAGGTGCTGGATAACCGGGGCAAGCTGGAAGAGTCCGGCGGGCTGCCGTATCTGGGGCAACTGGTGCAAGCCACGCCCAGTGCTGCCAATATCCGCCGCTATGCAGAGATTGTGCGCGAGCGTGCCATCATGCGCCGCCTGGCTGCAGTGGGGACCGAAATTGCCGAGTCCGCCTACAATCCGGAAGGTCGTAACGCCGAGCAGCTGCTGGATTCAGCCGAGGCCAAAGTCTTTGAAATTGCTGAGGCTGGCGCCAAGGGCAAGAAGGGCTTTCTGGATACACCTACGCTGTTGACCCAGGTGGTGGAGCGCATCGACATGCTCTACCATCGCGATTCCGACAGCGATGTGACCGGCATCCCTACGGGCTTTGCCGATCTGGATGCCAAGACCTCTGGCCTGCAGCCGGGTGATCTGATCATTGTGGCAGGCCGCCCCTCGATGGGTAAGACCGCCTTCGCCATCAATATTGCTGAAAACGTGGCCGTGGAAACCAAAAAGCCGGTGGCGGTGTTCTCCATGGAAATGGGGGGCGCCCAGCTGGTGATGCGGATGATCGGTTCCATTGGTCGTCTGGACCAGCACAAGATGCGCACCGGCAAGCTCGATGATGACGATTGGCCCAAGCTCACCACAGCAGTAGGCAAGCTGCACGAAGCACCGGTGTTCATTGATGAAACCGGTGGCCTGTCTTCCATGGAAGTCCGCACCCGTGCGCGCCGCCTGATGCGACAAACGGGCCAGCTTGGCCTCATCGTGATCGACTATTTGCAGCTGATGGTGGGCTCCAGCAAGAGCGCCAGCGAGAACCGGGCCACGGAAATCTCTGAAATCTCGCGCTCGCTAAAAAGTCTGGCCAAGGAACTCAATGTACCGCTGATTGCCTTGTCGCAGCTGTCGCGAGCGGTAGAGCAGCGCCCCAATAAACGTCCGATGATGTCGGACTTGCGGGAATCCGGTGCCATTGAACAGGATGCGGACGTGATCCTGTTCATGTATCGCGACGAATACTACAACCCGGACTCACCCGACAAAGGCTGTGCCGAGGTGATCATCGGCAAGCAGCGTAACGGCCCGGTGGGGACCGTACGCCTGACCTGGATGGGGCAATACACCCGCTTTGAGAACTTTGCCTCGCCACACGGTGGTTTTGTAGACAGCGAGTACTGA
- a CDS encoding M61 family metallopeptidase, with translation MTSPVAIHYRISLADPHAHLLEVCLTVDHPDPAGQAFTLPAWIPGSYLIREFARNIVTIRAECEGESVRLLKLDKARWQAEPVRGVLQLYYQVYAFDLSVRGAYFDQERAFFNATSTCLAVVGQEQQPVEVELVPPSGTAYQHWQVATTLPRPAGGATRWAFGHYQAPDYDALIDHPVECGTLEICAFDVLGIPHWLAISGRHHGHLPRLVADTTRICQSQIELFGQPGSKMGAPFSEYLFLLYVGGGYGGLEHRSSTALIADRNDLPRPDEPAEPGSGYTQLLGLISHEYFHSWNVKQLKPAAYAPYPLEREAYSRLLWAFEGITSYYDDLMLVRSGVTRESQYLETLAQNLTSVLRTPGCQVQTLEDASFDTWIKYYRQDENSPNALASYYVKGALVGWLLDMTLRAQHDCSLDDIMRTLWQRYGARFAETGVGIAEDEWERVASEVAGVDLTAFFDTYLRQPSQLLEPLQAVLPLLGLSLQCRMPQNLADKGGKWLAEPPAPRNQLGARTATDPLGLKLSSVLSGGAAELAGLAGGDVIIALDGFKVSQGNLETLLDRLPLGAETVVHAFRRDELKTLPIRLQTSQPDTAALQVMAEASDSCHARRKAWLQQN, from the coding sequence ATGACGTCTCCCGTTGCCATCCATTACCGGATCAGCCTTGCCGATCCCCACGCCCATTTGCTCGAAGTTTGCCTGACGGTCGATCACCCCGATCCCGCCGGGCAAGCCTTTACCTTGCCGGCCTGGATTCCAGGCTCCTACCTGATCCGTGAGTTTGCCCGGAACATTGTCACCATTCGCGCTGAATGCGAGGGGGAGTCAGTCCGGCTGCTCAAGCTGGACAAGGCACGCTGGCAAGCAGAGCCGGTCCGTGGTGTGCTGCAACTGTACTATCAGGTGTATGCGTTTGACTTGTCGGTGCGGGGTGCCTATTTCGACCAGGAACGGGCTTTTTTCAATGCCACCAGTACCTGCCTTGCCGTGGTGGGGCAGGAACAGCAGCCGGTCGAGGTAGAACTGGTCCCGCCATCAGGTACTGCCTATCAGCATTGGCAGGTCGCGACCACCTTGCCGCGCCCAGCAGGCGGCGCAACACGCTGGGCCTTCGGCCATTATCAAGCGCCTGATTATGATGCGCTGATCGATCATCCGGTTGAATGCGGTACGCTGGAAATCTGCGCGTTTGATGTTCTGGGCATCCCGCACTGGCTGGCCATCAGCGGCCGTCATCATGGTCACTTGCCTCGGCTGGTGGCCGATACCACACGCATCTGCCAGTCGCAGATCGAGCTGTTCGGGCAGCCCGGAAGCAAGATGGGGGCACCCTTCAGTGAGTATCTGTTCCTGCTCTATGTGGGCGGCGGCTATGGCGGGCTGGAGCATCGCAGCTCCACTGCCCTGATTGCGGATCGAAATGACTTGCCACGCCCGGATGAGCCCGCCGAACCTGGCAGCGGTTACACCCAGCTGCTGGGGCTGATCAGCCATGAGTATTTTCACAGCTGGAACGTCAAGCAGCTTAAGCCAGCGGCTTACGCGCCGTACCCGCTGGAGCGTGAAGCCTATTCCCGTCTGCTGTGGGCCTTTGAGGGCATTACCAGCTACTACGATGACCTGATGCTGGTGCGCAGCGGTGTGACGCGGGAAAGCCAGTATCTGGAAACACTGGCGCAAAACCTCACCAGTGTCCTGCGCACGCCCGGCTGCCAGGTACAGACACTGGAAGATGCCAGTTTTGATACCTGGATCAAGTATTACCGGCAGGATGAAAATTCACCGAATGCGCTGGCCAGCTACTATGTCAAAGGCGCTTTGGTGGGGTGGCTGCTGGACATGACCCTGCGCGCGCAGCATGACTGCTCGCTGGATGACATCATGCGTACCCTGTGGCAACGCTATGGTGCGCGCTTTGCCGAGACAGGCGTCGGGATTGCCGAAGACGAGTGGGAGCGGGTGGCCAGCGAAGTGGCCGGGGTCGACCTCACGGCCTTTTTTGATACGTATTTGCGGCAACCCAGTCAGCTGCTGGAACCGCTGCAGGCGGTGTTGCCGCTGCTGGGCTTGTCCCTGCAGTGCCGTATGCCGCAGAACCTGGCAGACAAAGGGGGCAAGTGGCTGGCCGAGCCGCCTGCGCCGCGCAATCAGCTGGGGGCCCGTACGGCGACAGATCCGTTGGGTCTGAAGCTCAGCAGCGTCTTGAGTGGAGGCGCCGCCGAGCTCGCCGGGCTGGCGGGGGGCGATGTGATCATCGCGCTGGATGGCTTTAAGGTCAGTCAAGGTAATCTGGAAACCTTGCTGGACCGCTTGCCACTGGGTGCCGAGACCGTGGTACATGCATTCCGCCGCGATGAGCTTAAGACCTTGCCCATCCGCCTGCAAACCAGTCAACCAGACACAGCGGCCCTGCAAGTGATGGCAGAGGCCAGCGATAGTTGTCACGCCCGCCGGAAGGCTTGGTTGCAGCAAAACTGA
- a CDS encoding class I SAM-dependent methyltransferase — protein sequence MSIPDIRPEQSIELLKALHILTRDGKLNQDSRRKLKQVYHLFQFIEPLLLEAEGQGKPISLVDHGAGKSYLGFILYDLFFKSRSQPGHIYGIETRQELVTRSEELAARCGFGGMSFLNLSVADSIHSTQLPEQVSVVTALHACNTATDDAIRFALGKQAQSIVLVPCCQAEVASVLRQGKGAAIRRDALAEIWRHALHTREFGSHLTNVLRCLQLEAHGYQVTVTELVGWEHSMKNELIIARQGNHSPGRAIARLNEILDTFGLEDLRERFFVPDVH from the coding sequence ATGAGCATCCCTGATATTCGTCCCGAGCAATCCATTGAGCTCCTGAAAGCGCTGCACATCCTGACACGGGATGGCAAACTCAATCAGGATAGTCGACGTAAACTCAAGCAGGTTTATCACCTGTTTCAATTCATTGAACCGCTGCTGCTGGAGGCGGAGGGGCAGGGCAAGCCGATCTCCCTGGTCGACCATGGGGCTGGCAAGTCCTATCTGGGCTTCATTCTTTACGATCTGTTCTTCAAGTCCCGCAGCCAGCCGGGCCATATCTACGGCATCGAGACCCGGCAAGAGCTGGTAACCCGCTCGGAAGAGCTCGCCGCGCGTTGCGGCTTTGGGGGCATGTCTTTCCTCAACCTGTCGGTGGCCGATTCGATCCATTCCACGCAGCTGCCTGAACAGGTCAGCGTGGTCACCGCCTTGCATGCCTGCAATACGGCAACCGACGATGCCATCCGCTTTGCCTTGGGCAAGCAGGCGCAATCCATTGTGCTGGTACCTTGCTGTCAGGCTGAAGTAGCCAGTGTGCTACGACAAGGCAAGGGGGCGGCGATCCGCCGCGACGCGCTGGCCGAAATCTGGCGTCACGCCTTGCATACCCGTGAGTTCGGTAGTCACCTGACCAATGTGTTGCGCTGCCTGCAACTGGAAGCGCATGGTTACCAGGTTACAGTGACCGAGCTGGTGGGATGGGAGCACTCCATGAAGAACGAGTTGATCATCGCGCGGCAGGGCAATCATTCGCCCGGTCGTGCCATTGCCCGTCTCAATGAGATCCTTGATACGTTCGGTCTCGAAGACTTGCGGGAACGCTTTTTTGTTCCAGACGTCCATTAA